AAACTTTAATGCCAAGCGCGAAACCAAGCGAAGCATTTGGGACAACAACTTTCATGTAGATTATGGGATAGCCAGGGTAGGAGACGGCGATCGTTTGTTTAAGAAAACCAAAGATCAACTCTCCATGATGAGCAAGTATGGGTACAAACTTACCGAGAGTTGGAACATTTCGACAGCGATCAATTTTTCTACCCAAATTCAGCCGGGGTACACCTACAAAGTAGACTCCCTGGGCAAAGAATCTATCGATCAGAGAATTTCTGATTTTTTCTCACCTGCCTATATACTCCCCACTATAGGTATTGGTTACCAAAACAAAATACTTTCGGCGGTACTATCACCCGTGGCCAATAAGATCACCATTGTATTAGACGACTCTTTGTCTAGTGTAGGGGCGTTTGGAGTAGAGCCTGGCAAAAACATAAGAAATGAGCTAGGGATAGACTTTACCGGAAAACTTACCCTGGAGCTGATGGAGAATATCACTTTTGACACCTTCATTAACCTGTTTGCCAACTATAAAACTACCCAGTTTATAGATGTTAACTGGACCACCAACCTGATATTTAAGGTAAACAAATTCTTTAGCGCCAGTTTTGGTACCCACTTAATTTATGACAATGACATATTGATTGAGCAAGCCGATGGGCGCAACATTCAGGCGGTTCAATTCAAGCATGTACTAGACATAGGGCTGATGGTTAAATTTTAGCCAAACAACCTTGGCTACTAACAACAAAGCATTGACTGAAAACGATTGCTTGGTTTATTTTTTTACCTTTACTCACAATCAAATTAAACACTTATTATTTTTTAAAGAAACATGGAAAAATATCTTAATCAGTTTTATTCAATGTCCGTAGAATATGCCCCAAAAATTCTGCTGGCAATTGCTACATTAATTATTGGTCTTCAGGTGGTCAAGTTTGCCGCCAAACTCTTTAAAGCCAGTCTGAAGAAACAAGAGATGGATGAAACCGTCAAAACTTTTTTGACACGCCTGGTAAAATTTGCCTTAAAAGCGGCCTTATTTATTAGTGTAGCCACCATTGTAGGAGTCAAAACTTCCTCTTTTATAGCAATGTTGGGTGCCGCAGGACTTGCCATAGGTTTGGCATTACAAGGGAGCTTGTCCAACTTTGCCGGAGGGGTGGTTATCCTGGTTGTTCGCCCTTTCAGTGTAGGAGATTTCATTACTGCCCAAGGGAATTCTGGTACAGTCAAAGAAATCCGTCTCTTTTGTACTATTTTGAAAACTCCCGATAACAAGACAATTTATATACCCAATGGTGGGTTGGCAAACGCCAGCATTGTCAACGTATCTATAGAGCCTCAGCGTAGAGTTGACCTCACGTT
The Microscilla marina ATCC 23134 DNA segment above includes these coding regions:
- a CDS encoding DUF3078 domain-containing protein — translated: NFNAKRETKRSIWDNNFHVDYGIARVGDGDRLFKKTKDQLSMMSKYGYKLTESWNISTAINFSTQIQPGYTYKVDSLGKESIDQRISDFFSPAYILPTIGIGYQNKILSAVLSPVANKITIVLDDSLSSVGAFGVEPGKNIRNELGIDFTGKLTLELMENITFDTFINLFANYKTTQFIDVNWTTNLIFKVNKFFSASFGTHLIYDNDILIEQADGRNIQAVQFKHVLDIGLMVKF
- a CDS encoding mechanosensitive ion channel family protein — encoded protein: MEKYLNQFYSMSVEYAPKILLAIATLIIGLQVVKFAAKLFKASLKKQEMDETVKTFLTRLVKFALKAALFISVATIVGVKTSSFIAMLGAAGLAIGLALQGSLSNFAGGVVILVVRPFSVGDFITAQGNSGTVKEIRLFCTILKTPDNKTIYIPNGGLANASIVNVSIEPQRRVDLTFGIGYDDDVSKAKSVLMKLIEEDERILTDRKPFLAVSELADSSVNFVMRVWVKKADYWGVHFDMKEKVKITFDKEGISIPYPHQEVYMHQVNDQTQTDESA